A portion of the Candidatus Cloacimonadota bacterium genome contains these proteins:
- a CDS encoding MlaD family protein, with the protein MKRFYPNIRKTQLKVGLFTVVILAALVISYLWLSSRISTRAQTDLRLSFGEVMGLEVGDQVTFRGMEVGRVKKIEARDRDILVTARINSDISLKEGSRFIIADSGLMGGTLLNISPGEGPGLLNTKQVLAGDSPLGIMSVIGQATLALDEIKTVFASLRGEDGLIGKSTAVLDNAQAATAAVDQLALGARNDLEATLDQIERLTGEVRSVVQASSADLESTLGQAPEAMARASAALDSLKVLSAKLDATMRALNSGQGTAGKLLRDDELYRQLQGSVASLDSLVADVRANPKKYLKFSIF; encoded by the coding sequence GTGAAAAGATTCTATCCGAACATCCGCAAAACCCAGCTCAAGGTTGGCCTCTTCACCGTGGTGATCCTGGCCGCGCTGGTGATCAGCTACCTGTGGCTGAGCAGCCGCATCTCCACCCGCGCCCAGACCGACCTGCGCCTCAGCTTCGGCGAGGTGATGGGCCTGGAGGTGGGCGACCAGGTGACCTTCCGGGGCATGGAAGTGGGCCGGGTGAAAAAGATCGAGGCCCGGGACCGGGACATCCTGGTGACGGCGCGGATCAACAGCGACATCAGCCTGAAAGAGGGCTCCCGCTTCATCATCGCGGACAGCGGCCTGATGGGCGGCACCCTGCTGAACATCTCTCCCGGCGAAGGCCCGGGACTTTTGAACACCAAACAGGTCCTCGCCGGGGATTCACCTTTGGGGATCATGAGCGTGATCGGCCAGGCCACTCTGGCGCTCGATGAGATCAAAACTGTTTTCGCCAGCCTGCGCGGGGAAGACGGCCTGATCGGCAAATCCACCGCCGTTTTGGATAACGCCCAGGCGGCCACCGCAGCGGTGGACCAACTGGCCCTGGGCGCCCGGAACGACCTGGAAGCAACCCTGGACCAGATCGAAAGGCTCACCGGCGAAGTGAGGTCCGTGGTCCAGGCCAGTTCCGCCGATCTGGAAAGCACGCTCGGCCAGGCCCCGGAGGCCATGGCCCGGGCAAGCGCCGCCCTGGACAGCCTGAAGGTCCTTTCCGCAAAGCTGGACGCCACCATGCGCGCTTTGAACAGTGGCCAGGGCACGGCCGGGAAGCTGCTGCGCGATGACGAGCTCTACCGCCAGCTGCAGGGCTCCGTGGCCAGCCTGGATTCGCTGGTCGCGGACGTGCGCGCCAACCCCAAAAAATACCTGAAATTCAGCATTTTCTAA